The Streptomyces sp. NBC_00670 genome window below encodes:
- a CDS encoding methionine synthase II (cobalamin-independent)-like protein, giving the protein MADTFNYRIDHHGSLVRPAELVAARAAGDPEALRVAEEKAVEEAVVLQRKLRSTVVTDGDFPREDWRSAVLDGTTGFRRTDEADADGQVRWVAESLPKADGPLVGDWAARLAELTVIAPKVALPSPAYLAATTFDPARVGSGGPGSARELGEALAEIVRAEIARLVSQGVRLIQLNNPLLLGQVAAEPAGAAGALSFEDALAVDGLAVRLDERPEGVRIGVAPGYAAPDAVDRARVERLYDGVRADRWVLPFDRGTEAELQLVRVLPDDRDFCLGVVDATTGGLEEVETVMARLDAVGEVKDLEDGAVAPSRGFADVGGRPLLDAEQQRRKLVLVETVARYVWGNEF; this is encoded by the coding sequence ATGGCCGACACGTTCAACTACCGCATCGACCACCACGGCAGCCTGGTGCGCCCCGCGGAGCTGGTCGCCGCGCGGGCCGCCGGTGACCCGGAGGCGCTGCGCGTGGCCGAGGAGAAGGCGGTCGAGGAGGCGGTGGTCCTCCAGCGCAAGCTGCGCTCGACCGTCGTCACCGACGGCGACTTCCCGCGCGAGGACTGGCGTTCGGCCGTCCTGGACGGGACGACCGGGTTCCGCCGCACGGACGAGGCGGACGCCGACGGGCAGGTCCGCTGGGTCGCCGAGTCCCTGCCGAAGGCGGACGGGCCGCTGGTCGGCGACTGGGCGGCACGGCTCGCGGAACTGACCGTCATCGCGCCGAAGGTGGCGCTGCCCTCGCCGGCGTACCTCGCTGCCACGACGTTCGACCCGGCGCGCGTCGGGAGCGGCGGGCCGGGGTCCGCGCGGGAGCTGGGGGAGGCGCTTGCGGAGATCGTCCGGGCGGAGATCGCGCGGCTGGTGTCCCAGGGGGTGCGGCTGATCCAGCTCAACAACCCGCTGCTGCTCGGACAGGTCGCGGCGGAGCCGGCGGGTGCTGCGGGTGCGTTGTCCTTCGAGGACGCGCTCGCCGTCGACGGGCTCGCCGTGCGGCTGGACGAGCGGCCCGAGGGCGTACGGATCGGGGTGGCGCCGGGGTATGCGGCGCCCGACGCGGTCGACCGGGCGCGGGTCGAGCGGCTCTACGACGGGGTGCGGGCGGACCGGTGGGTGCTGCCGTTCGACCGGGGGACGGAGGCGGAGCTGCAGCTGGTGCGGGTGCTGCCGGACGACCGGGACTTCTGCCTCGGGGTCGTCGATGCGACGACCGGGGGGTTGGAGGAGGTCGAGACGGTGATGGCGCGGTTGGACGCGGTGGGGGAGGTCAAGGACCTGGAGGACGGGGCGGTGGCTCCGTCGCGGGGGTTCGCGGATGTGGGGGGACGGCCGCTGCTGGACGCGGAGCAGCAGCGGCGCAAGCTGGTACTGGTGGAGACGGTGGCGCGATACGTGTGGGGCAACGAGTTCTAG
- a CDS encoding LysR family transcriptional regulator has protein sequence MDRLLLMHSFVTVAQVGSFSGAAKKLGSSGSLVSRHVAELERQVGVRLVNRTARSVSLTEPGLRYAEFAARILDEIEAEDASLADSHDRAEGALSIICPKWIGSLDLGDAIAAFSAAHPKIQVRFELGGMSDRTYDFLDSGFDVAFHTRDLRDSSVRLKKIASLPFVLCAAKEYLEREGPLTEPNGLAAHDCLVHLNDPVWRLGHGHASTLHKIRNVAFSSNSYIALQKAAVHGRGIALLPQRPAYEDLLSGALQVLLPDIPVPDRPLYAIYGPGQATPRKISVFLEFLTGWFSSNPMPALGHD, from the coding sequence ATGGACCGCTTGCTCCTCATGCACAGCTTCGTCACCGTCGCGCAGGTCGGCAGCTTCAGCGGCGCCGCCAAGAAGCTGGGGTCGTCCGGCTCGCTGGTCTCCCGCCACGTCGCCGAACTCGAACGGCAGGTGGGCGTCCGGCTCGTCAATCGCACCGCCCGCTCGGTGAGCCTCACCGAGCCGGGGCTGCGCTACGCCGAGTTCGCCGCGCGCATCCTGGACGAGATCGAGGCCGAGGACGCGAGCCTCGCCGACTCCCACGACCGGGCGGAGGGTGCGCTCAGCATCATCTGCCCCAAGTGGATCGGCAGCCTCGACCTGGGCGACGCGATCGCCGCGTTCTCCGCCGCGCACCCCAAGATCCAGGTGCGCTTCGAGCTTGGGGGCATGTCGGACCGTACGTACGACTTCCTCGACAGCGGGTTCGACGTCGCCTTCCACACGCGTGACCTGCGGGACTCCAGCGTGCGGCTGAAGAAGATCGCGTCCTTGCCCTTCGTGCTGTGCGCGGCGAAGGAGTACCTGGAGCGGGAGGGGCCGCTCACCGAGCCCAACGGGCTGGCGGCGCACGACTGCCTCGTGCACCTCAACGATCCCGTGTGGCGGCTCGGCCACGGCCATGCCTCCACGTTGCACAAGATCCGCAACGTGGCGTTCTCGTCCAACTCGTACATCGCGTTGCAGAAGGCGGCGGTGCACGGCCGCGGCATCGCGCTGCTGCCGCAACGCCCCGCGTACGAGGACCTCCTCTCGGGCGCGCTCCAGGTACTGCTCCCCGACATCCCGGTCCCCGACCGCCCCCTGTACGCCATCTACGGCCCCGGCCAGGCGACCCCGCGCAAGATCTCGGTCTTCCTGGAGTTCCTCACGGGCTGGTTCTCGAGCAACCCGATGCCGGCGCTCGGTCACGACTGA
- a CDS encoding amidohydrolase family protein encodes MFVVDTQIHIWKEETPDRPWVPGARERIRLNGHREEPFSYEEALELMDEAGVNRALILPPSWEGNRIDYALEACEAHPDRFGIMARVPQDNEVEGTAMLKDFAQNPHIKGTRLTFHRPQDRNWMIDGTNDWYWPVAEELRVPTMVHAPIWKKELGEIAAKHPELKIIIDHMGIMARCVDDAIGYWVSETADLAPHPNIYVKVSALPGYSTQPFPNLNIQKYVREMVDRMGPQRCFYGTDITRLLGHGITYTDTIEQFTKHYDFTPEELEWIMGRGISEVLDWPIEG; translated from the coding sequence ATGTTCGTCGTCGACACCCAGATCCACATCTGGAAGGAAGAGACCCCGGACCGCCCCTGGGTCCCCGGCGCGCGGGAGCGCATCCGCCTCAACGGCCACCGCGAGGAGCCCTTCTCGTACGAGGAGGCCCTCGAGCTCATGGACGAGGCCGGCGTCAACCGCGCGCTGATCCTGCCTCCGTCCTGGGAGGGCAACCGCATCGACTACGCCCTGGAGGCGTGTGAGGCGCACCCGGACCGCTTCGGCATCATGGCCCGTGTCCCGCAGGACAACGAGGTCGAGGGCACGGCCATGCTGAAGGACTTCGCCCAGAACCCGCACATCAAGGGCACCCGACTGACCTTCCACCGCCCGCAGGACCGCAACTGGATGATCGACGGCACCAACGACTGGTACTGGCCGGTCGCCGAGGAACTGCGCGTGCCCACCATGGTCCACGCGCCGATCTGGAAGAAGGAGCTCGGCGAGATCGCCGCCAAGCACCCCGAGCTGAAGATCATCATCGACCACATGGGCATCATGGCCCGCTGCGTCGACGACGCGATCGGCTACTGGGTCTCGGAGACCGCGGACCTCGCCCCGCACCCGAACATCTACGTGAAGGTCTCGGCGCTGCCGGGGTACTCCACGCAGCCGTTCCCGAACCTGAACATCCAGAAGTACGTGCGCGAGATGGTCGACAGGATGGGGCCGCAGCGCTGCTTCTACGGCACCGACATCACCCGCCTGCTCGGTCACGGCATCACCTACACCGACACGATCGAGCAGTTCACCAAGCACTACGACTTCACGCCCGAAGAACTTGAATGGATCATGGGCCGCGGTATCTCCGAGGTTCTGGACTGGCCGATCGAGGGCTGA
- a CDS encoding aldehyde dehydrogenase family protein, with the protein MRTQEILSGGEWVTTGEWIDVHDPADVRTPLARIPALAAKDVTRAYDHAERAFTAWKRTSPFERARVFTQAARLIRQRVDEIAADVTAENGKTLAEARGETLKAADFFEYYAGLARQGYGTLLHDARPDTRTHTQREPIGVILVVSPWNDPLITPARKLAPLLATGNAAVFKPATETPISGLHLARALHDAGLPAGVLNVVTGRTAEIEEALLDDHRIAGVTFTGSNAVGNRIRRRLADRNVRFQGELGGKNASAVLRDADLAFAAKSVVTASFGQAGQRCTATSRVVVERPVYDEFIRLLVAEVGTLKAGPGGDPATTLCPLSSPRQRDSVLADLNKAVEEGATVLTGGGADTEGDRVHGCYVQPTVLADVTPDMAIWRDEVFGPVLAVRRVDDFAQAVEAVNDSVYGLAAAVFTRDLAAAHRFADEAECGQVAVNTTTTGWDVHLPFGGFRDSGTAYKEQGEEVLRFSTRVKTVAVHFGA; encoded by the coding sequence ATGCGAACCCAGGAAATCCTTTCCGGCGGGGAGTGGGTGACGACGGGCGAGTGGATCGACGTCCACGACCCGGCCGACGTCCGTACGCCGCTCGCGCGGATCCCGGCACTGGCCGCGAAGGACGTCACCCGCGCCTACGACCACGCCGAGCGCGCCTTCACCGCCTGGAAGCGCACCAGCCCCTTCGAGCGGGCCCGGGTCTTCACCCAGGCCGCCCGGCTGATCCGGCAGCGTGTGGACGAGATCGCCGCCGACGTCACCGCCGAGAACGGCAAGACCCTTGCCGAGGCCCGCGGCGAGACCCTCAAGGCCGCCGACTTCTTCGAGTACTACGCCGGCCTCGCCCGCCAGGGCTACGGCACCCTCCTGCACGACGCCCGCCCGGACACCCGAACTCACACCCAGCGCGAGCCCATCGGCGTGATCCTCGTGGTCAGCCCGTGGAACGACCCGCTGATCACCCCGGCCCGCAAGCTCGCCCCGCTGCTCGCCACCGGCAACGCGGCCGTGTTCAAGCCGGCCACCGAGACCCCGATCTCCGGGCTGCACCTGGCCCGCGCCCTGCACGACGCGGGGCTGCCCGCCGGGGTGCTGAACGTGGTCACCGGGCGCACCGCCGAGATCGAGGAGGCGCTGCTCGACGACCACCGGATCGCCGGGGTCACCTTCACCGGGTCCAACGCCGTCGGCAACCGCATCCGCCGCCGCCTCGCCGACCGCAACGTCCGCTTCCAGGGCGAGCTGGGCGGCAAGAACGCCTCCGCGGTCCTGAGGGACGCCGACCTCGCGTTCGCCGCGAAAAGCGTCGTCACCGCCTCCTTCGGGCAGGCCGGCCAGCGCTGCACCGCCACCAGCCGCGTCGTCGTGGAGCGGCCGGTGTACGACGAGTTCATACGGCTGCTCGTCGCCGAGGTCGGGACCCTCAAGGCCGGTCCGGGCGGCGACCCGGCCACCACGCTGTGCCCGCTGTCCAGCCCCCGGCAGCGCGACAGCGTCCTCGCCGATCTGAACAAGGCGGTCGAAGAGGGCGCCACCGTCCTCACCGGAGGAGGGGCCGACACCGAGGGCGACCGCGTGCACGGCTGCTACGTGCAGCCGACCGTGCTCGCCGATGTCACTCCCGACATGGCGATCTGGCGGGACGAGGTCTTCGGCCCGGTCCTCGCCGTCCGCAGGGTCGACGACTTCGCACAGGCCGTCGAGGCCGTCAACGACTCCGTCTACGGTCTCGCCGCCGCCGTCTTCACCCGCGACCTGGCCGCCGCCCACCGCTTCGCCGACGAGGCCGAGTGCGGGCAGGTCGCGGTCAATACCACCACGACCGGCTGGGACGTCCACCTGCCCTTCGGAGGGTTCCGGGACTCCGGGACGGCGTACAAGGAGCAGGGAGAGGAAGTCCTGCGCTTCTCCACCCGCGTCAAGACGGTCGCCGTCCACTTCGGTGCCTGA
- a CDS encoding alpha/beta fold hydrolase, with product MPYVDSDGASIYYERHGEGPAIVFVHGSGGHHAAWWQQVAALRREFTVVTLDLRGFGRTELSRPQAEFDGQAFYGDVVAVLDREDLTDAMVVGQSIGSIAALRAGLVRPERVGAVVLGHSLGGISHPELKELAAADRAEAVKLPVIDRLLTRRFQEERADLTFLFRQMGTFNTATMQDLRNLDTDGPTLEEIRASGVRVAFLAGEKDAVLGVKTVTRAHELLDGSHLEIVPGAPHSMYWETPAQYNAAVTRLRRTLTAK from the coding sequence ATGCCCTACGTCGACTCCGACGGAGCGTCGATCTACTACGAACGCCACGGCGAAGGCCCCGCGATCGTCTTCGTGCACGGCTCCGGGGGCCACCACGCGGCCTGGTGGCAGCAGGTCGCCGCGCTGCGCCGGGAGTTCACCGTCGTCACGCTCGACCTGCGCGGCTTCGGCAGGACCGAACTGTCCCGGCCGCAGGCCGAGTTCGACGGCCAGGCCTTCTACGGCGACGTCGTCGCCGTCCTCGACCGGGAGGACCTCACCGACGCCATGGTGGTCGGGCAGTCCATCGGCTCGATCGCCGCACTGCGCGCCGGACTGGTCCGGCCCGAGCGCGTCGGCGCCGTCGTCCTCGGCCACTCCCTCGGCGGGATCAGTCACCCGGAGCTGAAGGAACTCGCCGCCGCCGACCGGGCCGAGGCCGTCAAGCTGCCCGTCATCGACCGGCTGCTCACCCGGCGGTTCCAGGAGGAGCGGGCCGATCTGACCTTCCTGTTCCGGCAGATGGGCACCTTCAACACCGCCACCATGCAGGATCTGCGCAACCTCGACACCGACGGACCCACGCTGGAGGAGATCCGCGCCTCCGGCGTCAGGGTCGCCTTCCTCGCGGGCGAGAAGGACGCGGTGCTCGGCGTGAAGACCGTCACCCGCGCCCACGAACTCCTCGACGGCTCGCACCTGGAGATCGTCCCCGGTGCCCCGCACTCCATGTACTGGGAGACGCCCGCGCAGTACAACGCGGCCGTCACCCGGCTGCGCCGCACTCTCACCGCGAAGTGA
- a CDS encoding fumarylacetoacetate hydrolase family protein, translating to MRYTRVFVGGRAVWGRVGESDIELLSGSPLDGGDPAVLGTVPRAGAEWLPPVVPPVFYAVGMNYPRHIAHAAALGNPAAVTPERPEVGYRANNALTGHRSPIIRPAEVEGRFEAEPELVAVIGRTIRHATRDEARAAVFGWTLGNDVSARTWQHQDRTFWRSKNADTFKPMGPWIETDTDALAATTTLRVNGEERARFATGDMVFDPYDYIVEITRHNTMHPGDVLWMGAESTCGLEPGDTVEVEIDGIGVLSNPVHLEGNERS from the coding sequence ATGAGGTACACCCGTGTCTTTGTCGGCGGCCGGGCGGTCTGGGGCCGCGTGGGGGAGTCGGACATCGAGCTGCTGTCCGGCTCGCCCCTGGACGGCGGCGACCCGGCCGTCCTCGGCACGGTGCCGCGCGCCGGGGCCGAGTGGCTGCCGCCGGTCGTGCCCCCGGTCTTCTACGCCGTCGGCATGAACTACCCGCGCCACATCGCGCACGCCGCCGCGCTCGGCAACCCCGCCGCCGTCACGCCCGAGCGGCCCGAGGTCGGCTACCGCGCCAACAACGCGCTCACCGGCCACCGTTCGCCGATCATCCGGCCGGCCGAGGTCGAGGGCCGCTTCGAGGCCGAGCCCGAACTCGTCGCCGTCATCGGCCGGACGATCCGGCACGCCACCCGCGACGAGGCCCGCGCCGCCGTCTTCGGCTGGACCCTCGGCAACGACGTCAGCGCCCGCACCTGGCAGCACCAGGACCGCACCTTCTGGCGCAGCAAGAACGCCGACACGTTCAAACCGATGGGCCCCTGGATCGAGACCGACACCGACGCCCTCGCCGCCACCACCACGCTCCGCGTCAACGGCGAGGAGCGCGCCCGGTTCGCCACCGGCGACATGGTCTTCGACCCGTACGACTACATCGTCGAGATCACCCGGCACAACACCATGCACCCCGGTGACGTGCTGTGGATGGGCGCCGAGTCCACCTGCGGGCTGGAGCCCGGCGACACCGTGGAGGTCGAGATCGACGGCATCGGCGTCCTGTCCAACCCCGTACACCTCGAAGGGAACGAACGATCATGA
- a CDS encoding NAD-dependent succinate-semialdehyde dehydrogenase, whose amino-acid sequence MTTDRGYPAVRMYLAGEWCQGGTGATAPVENPATGEVIGEVPLATPDDLDRALAAAEQGARVWRATSVARRTAILHAAADLIAERAAEIGRVMTLEQGKPLAESTGEARRTADTLRWHAEDARRAYGRIVPSAPGTLLTVRREPIGPVAAFTPWNFPVGGPNRKISSALSAGCSLILKASEETPATAAALVACYADAGLPAGVLNLVFGEPAEVSAHLIASPVTRLIAFTGSVPVGKLLAAEAGKVMKPSLMELGGHAPVLVCADADPAQAARRAAQAKFFNAGQVCTSPSRFLVHESVIEEFTAEFVKAAESVTVGDGLEPGTTMGPLANERRLRAIERLAADATGRGATLRTGGERLDRPGYYFAPTVLTDVPADAALLSEEPFGPLAPIVPFTDLDDALRTANALPYGLAAYGFTKSAATAEKLSDGLEAGILSINHCGGSVHEAPSGGVKDSGYGREGGPEALDAYLITKRVSHLLAG is encoded by the coding sequence ATGACCACCGACCGCGGCTACCCCGCCGTCCGCATGTACCTCGCGGGCGAGTGGTGCCAGGGCGGCACCGGCGCCACCGCCCCCGTAGAGAACCCGGCCACCGGAGAGGTGATCGGCGAGGTCCCCCTCGCCACCCCCGACGACCTGGACCGCGCCCTCGCCGCCGCCGAACAGGGCGCCAGGGTGTGGCGCGCGACGTCCGTCGCCAGGCGCACCGCGATCCTGCACGCCGCCGCCGACCTCATCGCCGAGCGCGCCGCCGAGATCGGCCGCGTGATGACCCTTGAACAGGGCAAGCCGCTCGCCGAGTCCACCGGCGAGGCCCGCCGCACCGCCGACACCCTGCGCTGGCACGCCGAGGACGCCCGCCGCGCCTACGGCCGCATCGTCCCCTCCGCCCCCGGCACGCTGCTGACCGTGCGCCGCGAGCCGATCGGCCCCGTCGCCGCCTTCACTCCCTGGAACTTCCCCGTCGGCGGCCCCAACCGGAAGATCTCCTCCGCCCTGTCGGCCGGCTGCTCCCTCATCCTTAAGGCCTCAGAGGAGACCCCGGCCACCGCCGCCGCCCTCGTCGCCTGCTACGCCGACGCCGGACTGCCCGCCGGTGTCCTCAACCTCGTCTTCGGCGAACCCGCCGAGGTCTCCGCCCACCTGATCGCCTCCCCGGTGACCCGGCTGATCGCGTTCACCGGCTCCGTCCCCGTCGGCAAGCTGCTCGCCGCCGAGGCCGGCAAGGTCATGAAGCCCTCCCTGATGGAGCTCGGCGGCCACGCCCCCGTGCTCGTCTGCGCGGACGCCGACCCGGCGCAGGCCGCCCGCCGTGCCGCCCAGGCCAAGTTCTTCAACGCCGGCCAGGTGTGCACCTCGCCCAGCCGCTTCCTCGTCCACGAGAGCGTGATCGAGGAGTTCACCGCGGAATTCGTGAAGGCCGCCGAGTCGGTCACCGTCGGCGACGGTCTGGAGCCGGGCACCACGATGGGCCCGCTCGCCAATGAACGCAGGCTGCGGGCGATCGAACGGCTGGCCGCCGACGCCACCGGCCGCGGCGCCACGCTCCGCACTGGCGGCGAGCGCCTCGACCGCCCCGGGTACTACTTCGCGCCGACCGTCCTCACCGACGTCCCCGCCGACGCCGCGCTGCTCTCCGAGGAGCCCTTCGGCCCGCTCGCCCCGATCGTCCCCTTCACCGACCTCGACGACGCCCTGCGCACCGCCAACGCACTGCCGTACGGCCTGGCCGCCTACGGGTTCACCAAGTCCGCCGCCACCGCCGAGAAACTCTCCGACGGCCTGGAGGCGGGCATCCTCTCGATCAACCACTGCGGCGGCTCCGTCCACGAGGCGCCCTCCGGCGGCGTCAAGGACAGCGGCTACGGACGTGAGGGCGGCCCCGAGGCGCTGGACGCGTACCTGATCACCAAGCGGGTCTCGCACCTGCTGGCCGGCTGA
- a CDS encoding GlcG/HbpS family heme-binding protein: MSTLTLDAAEEIIAAASQRAREIGKAVSVAVVDAGGFPVAIRRPDGARPLTPDIARAKAYTAAIMQRPGKMLKKWQESQPVFFSQLSQLPGASMPILATEGSVTIKKDGEIIGGLGIAGGTAEEDQRIAEDVLAALGYELEFAAWGVAGRPAADDEAAGAAAAPETSGKDA, encoded by the coding sequence ATGAGCACCCTCACTCTCGACGCGGCCGAGGAGATCATCGCCGCCGCGTCCCAGCGCGCCCGCGAGATCGGCAAGGCGGTGAGCGTGGCCGTCGTCGACGCCGGCGGCTTCCCCGTGGCCATCCGCCGCCCCGACGGCGCCCGCCCGCTCACCCCCGACATCGCCCGCGCCAAGGCCTATACCGCAGCGATCATGCAGCGCCCCGGCAAGATGCTGAAGAAGTGGCAGGAGAGCCAGCCCGTCTTCTTCTCCCAGCTCTCCCAGCTGCCCGGTGCCTCGATGCCGATTCTCGCCACCGAGGGCAGCGTCACCATCAAGAAGGACGGCGAGATCATCGGCGGCCTCGGCATCGCCGGCGGCACGGCCGAGGAGGACCAGCGGATCGCCGAGGACGTGCTCGCGGCACTCGGGTACGAACTGGAGTTCGCCGCGTGGGGAGTGGCCGGGAGGCCGGCTGCCGACGACGAGGCCGCCGGGGCCGCCGCGGCCCCCGAGACGTCCGGAAAGGACGCGTGA
- a CDS encoding VOC family protein translates to MSAEPRYIHHVNFPTTDPDRTAAWYTKVFGMKRIQPKSNTRVVLMTRGNFDLHFTPVEEMERMAPYHFAVEVDDWDDFLAHLKELGIRHTRPIQRPENQSKFCYIHDPDHTMIELVHHAKRPN, encoded by the coding sequence ATGAGCGCGGAACCCCGCTACATCCACCACGTCAACTTCCCCACCACCGACCCCGACCGCACCGCCGCCTGGTACACCAAGGTCTTCGGGATGAAGCGCATCCAGCCCAAGTCCAACACCCGAGTGGTGCTGATGACACGCGGCAACTTCGACCTGCACTTCACGCCGGTCGAGGAGATGGAGCGCATGGCGCCCTACCACTTCGCCGTCGAGGTCGACGACTGGGACGACTTCCTCGCCCACCTGAAAGAGCTCGGCATCCGCCACACCCGGCCCATCCAGCGGCCCGAGAACCAGTCGAAGTTCTGCTACATCCACGACCCCGACCACACCATGATCGAGCTGGTCCACCACGCCAAGCGCCCCAACTGA
- the lhgO gene encoding L-2-hydroxyglutarate oxidase produces the protein MADETIGIVGAGIVGLATGRHIALSRPGTRVVVLEKEERVAVHQTGHNSGVVHAGIYYAPGSLKADLTVRGVALLREYCQDRKLPYEEIGKLVMAVRQDELGRMENLYERARNNHVPELRKVSKEEIKEIEPHAGGIAALHSPRTAITDYPAIAREFAKDIEAAGGEVRLGFPVTSITNMPGGIDVASGQDRVRVDRLVLCAGLQSDSVARLAQDKKEPKIIPFRGEYMLLKPERANLVNGLIYPVPDPRYPFLGVHFTPRVDGSVEVGPNAVLALAREGYKLSRISVRDLARLAVYPGSWKMAAQHWRTGIKEYRGSLSVAAFMKDAGHYVPGVGVADVVRGGAGVRAQALDPDGTLVDDFRIHQVGRITAVRNAPSPAATASMAIAEHIVGAVFTDA, from the coding sequence ATGGCTGACGAGACGATCGGCATCGTCGGCGCCGGCATCGTGGGTCTGGCCACCGGACGCCACATCGCCCTGAGCCGCCCCGGCACCCGTGTGGTCGTCCTGGAGAAGGAGGAACGGGTCGCCGTCCACCAGACCGGCCACAACTCCGGTGTGGTGCACGCCGGCATCTACTACGCGCCCGGCAGTCTCAAGGCCGACCTGACCGTGCGGGGTGTGGCCCTGCTGCGCGAGTACTGCCAGGACCGCAAGCTGCCGTACGAGGAGATCGGCAAGCTCGTCATGGCGGTCCGTCAGGACGAGCTGGGCCGGATGGAGAACCTCTACGAGCGGGCCAGGAACAACCACGTGCCCGAGCTGCGCAAGGTCTCCAAGGAGGAGATCAAGGAGATCGAGCCGCACGCCGGCGGCATCGCGGCCCTGCACTCCCCGCGCACCGCCATCACCGACTACCCGGCGATCGCCCGGGAGTTCGCCAAGGACATCGAGGCCGCGGGCGGCGAGGTCAGACTCGGCTTCCCGGTCACCTCGATCACCAACATGCCCGGCGGCATCGACGTGGCGTCGGGGCAGGACAGGGTCCGCGTCGACCGGCTGGTCCTCTGCGCCGGTCTGCAGTCGGACTCCGTCGCCAGGCTCGCCCAGGACAAGAAGGAGCCGAAGATCATCCCGTTCCGGGGTGAGTACATGCTCCTCAAGCCCGAGCGGGCGAATCTCGTGAACGGTCTGATCTACCCGGTGCCGGACCCGCGCTACCCGTTCCTCGGGGTGCACTTCACCCCTCGGGTCGACGGCTCGGTCGAGGTCGGCCCGAACGCGGTCCTGGCGCTGGCCAGGGAGGGCTACAAGCTCTCCAGGATCTCCGTGAGGGACCTCGCCCGGCTGGCCGTCTACCCGGGCTCCTGGAAGATGGCGGCGCAGCACTGGCGGACCGGCATCAAGGAGTACCGGGGCTCGCTGTCCGTGGCGGCCTTCATGAAGGACGCGGGCCACTACGTGCCCGGGGTGGGCGTCGCCGACGTCGTCCGCGGCGGGGCCGGCGTACGGGCCCAGGCGCTGGACCCCGACGGCACCCTCGTCGACGACTTCCGCATCCATCAGGTCGGCCGGATCACCGCCGTGCGCAACGCGCCCTCACCGGCCGCCACGGCTTCCATGGCCATCGCCGAGCACATCGTCGGGGCCGTCTTCACCGACGCCTGA
- a CDS encoding putative quinol monooxygenase translates to MPYAVVAHYRCAPEDDAAVRVALREMRERTRGEPANLAYEVHAEAGVPGSFVLYELYVDRAGFDAHSAAPYFAELIVERVRPLLTERTVTFAEVV, encoded by the coding sequence ATGCCCTATGCGGTCGTCGCCCACTACCGCTGTGCGCCGGAAGACGATGCGGCGGTGCGGGTCGCGTTGCGGGAGATGCGGGAGCGTACACGGGGGGAGCCGGCGAACCTCGCGTACGAGGTGCATGCGGAGGCGGGGGTGCCGGGGAGTTTCGTGCTGTACGAGCTGTATGTGGACCGTGCGGGTTTCGATGCGCACAGCGCGGCACCGTACTTCGCGGAGCTGATCGTCGAGCGGGTCCGCCCGCTGCTGACGGAGCGGACGGTGACGTTCGCGGAGGTGGTGTAG
- a CDS encoding VOC family protein produces MGIQRIESVTYGIDNLDECVRFFEDFGLFLVERTDEHAVLESLTAQTVHLDTAPTPALPPPVEPGNTLREIVWGVDTKNELTRLVTGLRHDREVTEDAAGVFHTADETGFGVGLTLARPRPADVTPRPANTLGAVHRRNTPLEPLTRAHPLRMCHVALNIPKAGKEEAVAFYTDRLGFRAVDIVKPMGVFMQASGDDDQHTFLLCHRPDKAGVNHIAYEVPGFDDVIEGGNFMIERGWREARKLGRHTVGSNVFRFVHAPCGGRVEYAADMDRVDDTYETRVHETTPPHHIWALRTNRDADAPA; encoded by the coding sequence ATGGGAATCCAGAGAATCGAATCGGTCACCTACGGCATCGACAATCTCGACGAATGCGTCCGGTTCTTCGAGGACTTCGGCCTTTTCCTCGTCGAGCGCACCGACGAACACGCCGTCCTCGAATCCCTCACCGCCCAGACCGTCCACCTCGACACCGCCCCCACCCCCGCACTGCCCCCGCCCGTGGAACCCGGAAACACCCTGCGCGAAATCGTCTGGGGCGTCGACACCAAGAACGAACTCACCCGCCTCGTCACCGGCCTCCGCCACGACCGCGAGGTCACCGAGGACGCCGCCGGCGTCTTCCACACCGCCGACGAGACCGGCTTCGGCGTCGGCCTCACCCTCGCCCGCCCCCGCCCCGCCGACGTCACTCCCCGCCCCGCCAACACCCTCGGCGCCGTCCACCGCCGGAACACCCCCCTGGAACCCCTCACCCGCGCCCACCCCCTGCGCATGTGCCACGTCGCCCTCAACATCCCCAAGGCCGGCAAGGAGGAGGCCGTCGCCTTCTACACCGACCGCCTCGGCTTCCGCGCCGTCGACATCGTCAAGCCCATGGGCGTCTTCATGCAGGCCTCCGGCGACGACGACCAGCACACCTTCCTCCTCTGCCACCGCCCCGACAAGGCCGGCGTCAACCACATCGCCTACGAGGTGCCCGGCTTCGACGACGTCATCGAAGGCGGCAACTTCATGATCGAGCGGGGCTGGCGGGAGGCCCGCAAGCTCGGCCGTCACACCGTCGGCTCCAACGTCTTCCGGTTCGTGCACGCCCCGTGCGGCGGACGCGTCGAGTACGCCGCCGACATGGACCGCGTCGACGACACCTACGAAACCCGGGTGCACGAGACCACCCCGCCGCACCACATCTGGGCGCTGCGCACCAACCGCGACGCCGACGCACCGGCCTGA